In Thunnus thynnus chromosome 4, fThuThy2.1, whole genome shotgun sequence, the DNA window ACACCTGTGGACACCTGTTGACACCTGTGAACACCTGTTGACACCTGTGGACTGATTCTACTGACTGAAGTGTTGCATAACGATGCTAACGAGCTCCTCTAAAGCCTTGTTCAGATCAATGATTGGCAGCAGTGTGAGCTGGTTAGTTGCAGAGTGTCTGAAGTTGTTGCCCGGAGTGTCAAAAGATCTACCGCCAAGTGCAGTTTTAGAACGCGAGGACATAGCTACCTCtcttcagccaatcaggaaACAGCACAGGCTCGTACAGAAACATGGTGGATTTCACTTTATGATCGTGGCTCCAAAACGCActccaataaaataaacaaaaacaacacccTTTGCTCGACTGTGAGCGTCTTGGGTTTGTCTTGTTCTTTTTCGTTTACATTAAGCTAATGTTGTGAGttaagttagctaacgttaacaaacaaaacaccggCCACCAGCCAGACGGTGGTAACATTTTATCTGTTCATAGATAGTAATGTAGCTTGTAGGctatgaaaaacaaacagaaatctaGTTAATCCAcctaaataaatgtgtgtggtTGCTATAGCAACAGTcatctgcatctgtgtgtgttgctctgATGTGAATGACCAAGTTTTAGATCTTTACGATCGGATGTTGCATCCAGTCTCGTTGCAAATCATCGATCTGAAGTGGACTTAATGTTACGCCTGATGTCTTCAACAACAGGAGACCTCAGATACTTCTATAAATAACCCGGACATGTTGCAGTCTACCTGGACAGGTGTGGTGAAACTGGGAGAACCCGTGACAGAGCATTTTGCCTGCCAGGCAGAACTGAGGGAGAAGTAAACAGCCTCCTGAGGATCTGGGCTCAGCTGGCCTCCCAGcgttaattaaaaacactgacGATCCCTCgagagcagaagaagaactgcCTCTGCAGGTCCtccactgcagaagaagaagaagctggatGATTGTCAGCAGGTAGGACCGCCAACtacttttcttctttattcaCAGACTATTTGTGTTAAATGTTTCAGCCAGAGTCACAGGAATGTTTATTATGTCTGATTAATAACCCAGCCTTCATTAAGGGTCTATACGTTTTCATTTTTGGAGAattaatcaaatgttttatagaTCAAATCGCTTTCACTGTAcgttagtttttgttttttgtctcctGACAACTTATAgttcagtcatttatcaaatAATTAACTCCAAATGTGAAAGGAACCCTGAATGTATcccttcatttaaaaacaaaggcTCTTTTAAGTTATGAATCATCTTTAATGTTattctttaaattattttaaaacgTGCCGAACGTCTGATAAAAGCTCTTAATTTATTCCATGAATGTTTAAACCTGTTAAATACTCAAACACTGAAAACCtggaaatatgacaaatatggaaataaatataataaccTGAAACTCATTCATGGATTCATATTTTAAGTGAATGTGAACATTTAAGAGGAAAACACACGAGCGCCTTTATATCTGCTTCATTAGTTGATTGAACGTCTTTAAGAGGTTCAGAAGAGAGATGTTGATGTAGATAAAGATTTAGAGCAACTGTCAgaagcccaaatgaacattgaaacatgtttttcttgctgtaatcattccctctgttcatactgaccattagaagatccttcataacacacttacaatggaagttcagttcaattcaattttatttatgtagcgtCAAATcccaacagaagttatctcagggctcttttcacatagagcatcTAGACTGAAGtctttaatctacagagacccaacattcctccatcagcagcagaagaaacctccagcagaaccggactctaggtggcgCCGTCTGCctcgaccggttgggttgagagagaaagaaggagacacagagaagcagaataacaacaataataacaataacagcgaTAATAATgttagaaatatgactaataataatagcagcagcagcagtgggcGTCACGCTGGGCAGCAGTCAGTCCACAGctaaagttagtgacatgcattaatgttacatgaatgcatacagatggagaggaggaggaggagagaggagctcagtgcatcatgggaagtcccccagcagtctaggcctatagcagcataactaagggctgatccaaggcgagcctggtcggccctaactataagctttatcaaaaaggaaagtttgaagcctactcttaaacatagagagggtgtctgcgccccggactgaatctggaagatggttccacaggagaggagcctgatagctgaaggctctgcctcccattctacttttaaagactgtaggaaccaccagtaagctgcatactgggagcacagtgttctagtgggataatacggtattatgagctctttaagatatgatggtgtctgaccattaagggctttttaagttaggagaaggattttaaattctattctagattttacaggaagccaatgtagtgaagctaaaatgggagaaatgtggtctctttttctagttttagtcagaacacgtgcagctgcattctggaccagctggagagtctttagagacttgttagagcagcctgataataaggaattgcaataatccagcctagaagtaacaaatacgtgaactagtttttctgcatcttttagggacaggatgtgatttttgtgatattacgtaagtgaaaaaaggcagtccttgagatttgatttatgtgggagttaaaggacatatcctgatcaaagataactcccagattccttacggtggtgctggaggccagggtaatgccatccagagcagctttatcattaaataatgtgtttctaaggtgtttagggccaaacacaataacttcagttttatctgaatttagtagcagaaaattgcaggtcatccaggtctttatgtcgttaaggcatgtttggagtttgtttaactgattgggttcatctggcttcattgataaatataattgggtgtcgtctgcgtaacaatgaacatttatggagtgtttcctaataatattacctaaaggaagcatatataaggtgaatagaattggtccaagtacagaaccttgtggaactccgtgtctaacttttgccttcatggaggattcatcattaacatgtacaaactgaaatcggtctgataaataagacttaaaccaggttaatgcagttcctttaatgccaattaaatgttccagtctctgtaataggatgtgatggtcaattgtgtcgaatgcagcactaagatctaacaggacaagtatagagacaaatcctttgtctgatgcagttaggaggtcattagtgactttcaccagtgctgtctctgtgctatgatgcctctaaatcctgactgaaaatcctcaaataaactattgttatgtagaaagtcacataactgattagagactgctttctcaaggatcttggatagaaatggaaggttagatataggtctataattggctaaaacacctgaatcaagagtaggcttcttaagaagaggtttaattacagctactttaaaggactgtggtacatagcctgttactaaagacagattgatcatatctagtaaagaagtgctcactaagggtaaggcttccttaagcagcctagttgggatgggatctaagagacaggttgatggtttagacgaacaaatcattgaagttagttcaggaaggtcagtttggtggaacgccaaatcctttcatattttcatgatgtttgctttaatttacaggtttgggagttaaaccatggagctaacctcttatgttttattatcttcctttttaagggggcgatggagtccaGTGCTAttcgtaatgagcctgcagctctatcaacaagattatcagtTTGGGAggaactaaagttaacataagagtcctctgtagtattgagacatgacagtgaattcagtactgatggaactgcttccttaaatttatctacaacactatcagagagacatctattgaagacatttttgtctaatggtgtgtaatccagtaataggaattcaagagttattaaaaaatgatctgataaaataggattttgtggaaaaattattaaatgttcaatttcgatgccataagtcagaacaaggtggAGGGTGTGGttcagacagtgagtgggattatttacactctgagagaagccagttgagtctaataatgagataaatgcagtactgagactgtcactatcaacgtccacatgaatattaaagtcacctactataattactttatctgtactaaggactaagtttgataaaaactctgagaattcagatcaGAGTTCAGAGTACGGACCAGGAGGACGGTTCACTAGAAcacatagaactggctgtaaagttttccaggttggctgagagactaagaacaagactTTCTAATGAGTTATAATGAAGTTCAGGTCTAGAGTTGATAATTAGGCTgcgactcctcctcctcggccagtgtctggaggaatgtgagtattaatatgactgggaggACTGGATTCATTTAGACTGACatgttcttcatgacacagccaggtttcagtaagacaatcaatcaatatgatgatctgagattagaTCATTTATTAATACGACTTTAGATGACGGAGATCTAATGTTTAAgcacaagagagagagggagaagccatcgctaactgctaagctaagttagctgCTAGGCTAACTGCTGGGATTAGTGAGAAAAGAAGGAGGGCACTAAGAATGTTTGAGCAGAACTAGCataagtttaaatgtacagtggataattatccacagtaatgacgaatatagcaaaattaactggtagaaatgaaaggaaatgacaCAATACATTTACTGCAGAGCGTCAGTGCGTCCAGCAATATAAGTGATCCATggtcctcctgtgcaaaaacgtatttaaacgtttatctgaagctaatatgaggcatGACATTATTGTGACAATTCTCAAACTTTAACATGGCCTCCGCCCCACAGGTcagtgatgacatcatgagTCGGTGGCGGCGTTCAGTGGATGAACTGGCGGCACGGCGGCGACAGCAGAGTGAGTGTGAGCGCGCCCAGGAAGCTCTCAGCAAGgttacttcctgttttcagCAGCTGGCAGTGTCACTCGGCAGCTCGGCTGACTGCAgcttcctgcgagatgagatgGATGAGACGAGAGCGCTCGCACATCGAATCTGCAGCGGTACGAGAACaatcacagaaacaacagacaagcaaacaaacaaacaacaaacaaacaacaacaaacaacatacaaacacagatatcagtttactgtatatatgtaataactgtaactgtgtgtctgcaggtctgTCCCGGCGTCTGGTGCGTCTACTGGCAGACTGTGACTCCGCCCCCTCAGGTGTGGAGGATAGACAGATGTCGGAGCGGTTGTGGGttctcttcctgtctgcatTAGAAAACTTCCTGTCTGACCTCCGTAAGACCAGCGATGTGATTGGACAGTTCCCTCTGACTCAGCGCTACGACAGACACTCACTTGTCAACACAGGTCAGCTGGTCAACCAcacctgtctaacccccacctgtctaacctccacctgtctaacctccacctgtctaacccccacctgtctaacctccatgtgtctaacccccacctgtctaacctccacctgtctaacctccatgtgtctaacccccacctgtctaacctccacctgtctaacccccacctgtctaacctccacctgtctaacccccacctgtctaacctccatgtgtctaacccccacctgtctaacctccatgtgtctaacctccacctgtctaacctccacctgtctaacccccacctgtctaacctccatgtgtctaacctccacctgtctaacccccacctgtctaacctccatgtgtctaacccccacctgtctaacctccatgtgtctaacccccacctgtctaacctccacctgtctaacctccacctgtctaacctccatgtgtctaacccccacctgtctaacctccatgtgtctaacccccacctgtctaacctccacctgtctaacctccacctgtctaacctccatgtgtctaacctccacctgtctaacctccacctgtctaacccccacctgtctaacccccacctgtctaacctccatgtgtctaacctccacctgtctaacctccacctgtctaaccgtcacctgtctaacctccacctgtctaacctccacgtgtctaacctccacctgtctaacctccacctgtctaacccccacctgtctaacccccacctgtctaacctccatgtgtctaacctccacctgtctaacctccacctgtctaacctccacgtgtctaacctccacctgtctaacctccacctgtctaaccgtcacctgtctaacctccacctgtctaacccccacctgtctaacctccatgtgtctaacctccacctgtctaacccccacctgtctaacctccatgtgtctaacccccacctgtctaacctccatgtgtctaaccgtcacctgtctaacccccacctgtctaacccccacctgtctaaccgtcacctgtctaacctccacgtgtctaacccccacctgtctaacctccatgtgtctaacctccacctgtctaacccccacctgtctaaccgtcacctgtctaacctccacctgtctaacctccacctgtctaacccccacctgtctaacctccatgtgtctaacctccacctgtctaacccccacctgtctaacctccatgtgtctaacctccacctgtctaacccccacctgtctaaccgtcacctgtctaacctccacctgtctaacctccacctgtctaacccccacctgtctaacctccatgtgtctaacctccacctgtctaacctccacctgtctaacccccacctgtctaacctccacctgtctaacccccacctgtctaacctccatgtgtctaaccgtcacctgtctaacctccacctgtctaacctccatgtgtctaacccccacctgtctaacccccacctgtctaacctccatgtgtctaaccgtcacctgtctaacctccacctgtctaacctccatgtgtctaacccccacctgtctaaccgtCACCTGTCTAACcgtcacctgtctaacctccacctgtctaacccccacctgtctaacctccatgtgtctaacccccacctgtctaacctccacctgtctaacctccacgtgtctaacccccacctgtctaacctccacgtgtctaacccccacctgtctaacctccacctgtctaacctccacctgtctaacccccacctgtctaacctccacctgtctaacctccatgtgtctaacccccacctgtctaacctccacctttctaacccccacctgtctaacctccatgtgtctaacccccacctgtctaacctccatgtgtctaacctccatgtgtctaacccccacctgtctaaccgtCACCTGTCTAACcgtcacctgtctaacctccacctgtctaacccccacctgtctaacctccacgtgtctaacccccacctgtctaacctccacctgtctaacccccacctgtctaacctccacgtgtctaacccccacctgtctaacctccacctgtctaacccccacctgtctaacctccacctgtctaacctccacctgtctaacccccacctgtctaacctccacctgtctaacctccatgtgtctaacccccacctgtctaaccgtCACCTGTCTAACcgtcacctgtctaacctccacctgtctaacccccacctgtctaacctccacgtgtctaacccccacctgtctaacctccacctgtctaacccccacctgtctaacctccatgtgtctaaccgtcacctgtctaacctccacctgtctaacctccacctgtctaacccccacctgtctaacctccacgtgtctaacccccacctgtctaacctccacctgtctaacctccacctgtctaacccccacctgtctaacctccacctgtctaacctccatgtgtctaacccccacctgtctaacctccacctttctaacccccacctgtctaacctccatgtgtctaacccccacctgtctaacctccatgtgtctaacctccatgtgtctaacccccacctgtctaaccgtCACCTGTCTAACcgtcacctgtctaacctccacctgtctaacccccacctgtctaacctccacgtgtctaacccccacctgtctaacctccacctgtctaacccccacctgtctaacctccacgtgtctaacccccacctgtctaacctccacctgtctaacccccacctgtctaacctccacctgtctaacctccacctgtctaacccccacctgtctaacctccacctgtctaacctccatgtgtctaacccccacctgtctaaccgtCACCTGTCTAACcgtcacctgtctaacctccacctgtctaacccccacctgtctaacctccacgtgtctaacccccacctgtctaacctccacctgtctaacccccacctgtctaacctccatgtgtctaaccgtcacctgtctaacctccacctgtctaacctccacctgtctaacccccacctgtctaac includes these proteins:
- the zgc:109913 gene encoding regulator of G-protein signaling 9-binding protein encodes the protein MSRWRRSVDELAARRRQQSECERAQEALSKVTSCFQQLAVSLGSSADCSFLRDEMDETRALAHRICSGLSRRLVRLLADCDSAPSGVEDRQMSERLWVLFLSALENFLSDLRKTSDVIGQFPLTQRYDRHSLVNTGCIDGVVGVAARVASVQVPWLTLEEELSPDLTNHIAGLEAMLSEMQLRVPVAFWSVEATQPAWAEAHGELAELDDSLEDLMEVEVVSNSKMAACCPPPCCGLSCVG